From a single Labrenzia sp. PHM005 genomic region:
- a CDS encoding VWA domain-containing protein, whose amino-acid sequence MIEFAHPYAFFLLPLPLAVYVLVPPHQERVSALRFPFFRRLAEVAGQAPKAGSVIFWRTTLQNLAAIAIWGLLVTALAAPERVGEPIIQEKAARDVMLAIDISGSMDQVDFISQDGERTQRLDAVKRVVGDFISDRDGDRIALIVFGAKAFVQAPFTEDLASVRALLEQTEVGMAGPHTVLGDAIGLSIKTFLASEIEDRLLILLSDGADTGSRMTPVNAAAIAAREGIEIISIGVGDPEGSGDQRLDERTLKSISGAAGGTYYFAGDENGLAEIYARIDAQKPREVETRSFRPREPLGHLLLILAALIGIGALAILHAQKARRRTA is encoded by the coding sequence ATGATCGAATTTGCCCACCCCTATGCCTTTTTTCTGCTGCCACTGCCGCTTGCCGTCTATGTCCTTGTGCCGCCCCACCAGGAACGCGTTTCGGCGTTGCGGTTTCCATTCTTCCGCCGGCTTGCGGAGGTTGCCGGTCAGGCACCAAAAGCCGGTTCGGTCATCTTCTGGCGGACCACACTGCAAAACCTTGCCGCCATCGCGATTTGGGGGCTTTTGGTCACGGCGCTTGCCGCGCCAGAACGTGTCGGCGAGCCGATCATTCAGGAAAAGGCGGCCCGCGATGTCATGCTTGCCATCGATATCTCCGGCTCAATGGATCAGGTCGACTTCATCTCGCAAGACGGCGAACGCACGCAGCGCCTGGATGCGGTCAAACGGGTCGTTGGTGACTTCATTTCAGACCGTGATGGCGACCGGATCGCCCTGATCGTCTTTGGCGCCAAGGCCTTCGTCCAGGCGCCCTTTACCGAAGACCTTGCTTCGGTCCGTGCGCTGCTTGAACAAACCGAAGTCGGCATGGCTGGGCCGCACACGGTTCTGGGCGATGCGATCGGCCTGTCGATCAAGACCTTTCTGGCGAGCGAGATTGAAGACCGGCTGCTGATCCTGCTGAGCGACGGCGCCGATACCGGCAGCCGTATGACCCCGGTCAACGCGGCGGCGATTGCAGCCAGGGAAGGCATAGAAATAATTTCCATCGGCGTCGGCGATCCGGAAGGCTCCGGCGACCAGCGGTTGGATGAACGCACTTTGAAAAGCATCTCTGGCGCGGCAGGCGGAACCTACTACTTTGCGGGAGATGAGAACGGCCTTGCTGAGATTTATGCCCGGATCGACGCGCAAAAACCGCGGGAAGTGGAAACCCGCTCGTTCCGCCCGAGAGAACCGCTTGGCCATTTGCTTCTGATATTGGCAGCGTTGATCGGCATCGGTGCGCTTGCCATCCTTCACGCCCAAAAGGCGCGGCGGAGGACCGCATGA
- a CDS encoding DUF58 domain-containing protein has protein sequence MHDRAARSRSGLNSKPPAKADGADPRIHVTLPQLRALESQARGLRFLPRQPAASVFNGRHASRLRGRGLNFEELRNYLPGDDPRTIDWKVTARTGKPHVRVYSEERDHPALILVDQRMSMFFGTKHAMKSVTAAEAAALAAFRILDQGDRIGGIIFGDEFAAEIKPKANRSARDQFLTAIVRANQMLQADAPAIDTQMSLNVPLRTAARIARRNHLVILISDFDGINEETSHLVGRIASTNDLILCPVTDPIAEEIPAGLKLVVSDGELQIELDTASGEIHKRLAEFSSGRLSEILGWQRKYGLPILPLSAGEETVPQVRRLTGLTPAQKLVKP, from the coding sequence ATGCACGACCGCGCGGCCAGATCACGGTCAGGTTTAAATTCCAAACCGCCTGCCAAGGCAGACGGTGCGGACCCGCGCATTCATGTCACCCTCCCTCAACTCCGCGCCCTTGAAAGCCAGGCACGCGGTTTGCGTTTTTTGCCGCGACAGCCCGCTGCTAGCGTCTTCAACGGCCGGCATGCGTCACGCCTGCGTGGACGCGGGCTCAACTTTGAAGAACTCAGGAATTACCTGCCAGGTGATGACCCACGCACCATTGACTGGAAAGTCACAGCGCGCACCGGCAAGCCGCATGTGCGGGTTTACAGCGAAGAGCGGGACCACCCTGCCCTGATCCTTGTCGATCAGCGCATGTCCATGTTCTTTGGAACGAAGCACGCCATGAAGTCGGTCACTGCTGCGGAAGCTGCGGCGCTAGCAGCCTTTCGTATTCTCGACCAAGGCGACAGGATTGGTGGAATAATTTTCGGCGATGAATTCGCTGCAGAAATCAAACCCAAAGCCAACCGCTCCGCGCGCGATCAGTTCTTGACGGCAATAGTACGGGCAAACCAGATGTTGCAGGCGGACGCCCCTGCCATCGACACGCAGATGTCCTTGAACGTACCGCTTCGGACAGCTGCCCGGATCGCCCGGAGAAATCACCTCGTTATCTTGATTTCGGATTTTGACGGCATCAACGAAGAAACCAGTCACCTGGTTGGGCGAATTGCCAGCACCAATGACCTCATATTGTGTCCGGTAACCGATCCGATAGCCGAAGAAATCCCGGCTGGTCTCAAATTGGTCGTTTCCGACGGCGAGCTCCAAATCGAACTCGATACGGCCAGCGGCGAGATCCACAAACGCCTTGCCGAGTTCTCCTCCGGGCGCCTCTCTGAAATCCTAGGCTGGCAAAGAAAATATGGTCTCCCGATTCTGCCGTTGAGCGCGGGTGAAGAAACCGTTCCGCAGGTCCGCCGCCTGACCGGGCTTACGCCGGCACAAAAGCTGGTCAAGCCATGA
- a CDS encoding VWA domain-containing protein: MTNDHLTDILAVFHFIRPLWLLLLVPIAALWWLVRRAAAKGIDLPDAIAPHLAAALTVGRPENRHLRPIDGVAILLALLVLAAAGPTWSRIANPLVADTAPLVVVLKVSKSMTATDIPPSRLERAKHKVLDLLEERAGAKTALVAYSGTAHQVVPPTEDPEVTKPFLEGLDPRVMPDEGEAAREALAMATAILAAQEAPGAILFLLDRITDADLPAFRSHAAEGGAPVLFWLTSRDDNEANKLNQIPGTTVVELTTDRSDVATIQRQIKSAYEAALAQDERQHWRDEGWIFTLPAAVLLLFWFRRGWTMQWAVVLVATGFAFSGVEARAEGWKDWFFTPDQQGRMAFDNKDYQRAADLFEDPMWKATALYRAGKYEDAAELYAWQESADAAMGEGLSLIKSRSYRPAIAAFEKAVERDPENKSAQHNLELARYILDYIETTREQSDTGEESGIGADDVVYDNEAGRGTDSQQPPQSTSETVPETAEQWMRTVDTSTGDFLRSRFALEAAQGQQ; this comes from the coding sequence ATGACCAACGACCATCTGACCGACATCCTAGCCGTTTTTCATTTCATCCGCCCTTTATGGCTTTTGTTGCTTGTCCCTATCGCCGCTCTTTGGTGGCTGGTGCGCCGGGCAGCGGCAAAAGGCATTGACTTACCAGATGCCATCGCTCCGCATCTGGCCGCAGCGCTTACCGTCGGCAGACCGGAAAACCGCCACCTGCGCCCGATCGATGGTGTCGCCATCCTGTTGGCTCTTTTGGTCTTGGCCGCAGCCGGGCCGACCTGGTCGCGAATTGCAAACCCACTTGTCGCGGACACCGCGCCTCTCGTCGTCGTCCTGAAGGTTTCCAAGTCGATGACGGCAACCGACATTCCGCCCAGCCGGCTGGAGCGAGCCAAACACAAGGTGCTGGATCTCCTGGAAGAGCGCGCAGGCGCCAAAACCGCGCTCGTTGCCTATTCCGGAACCGCCCATCAGGTTGTCCCGCCAACCGAAGACCCAGAAGTCACCAAACCGTTCCTGGAAGGTCTCGATCCGCGTGTCATGCCGGACGAAGGTGAAGCAGCGCGCGAAGCCCTTGCCATGGCAACCGCAATCCTTGCCGCCCAGGAGGCGCCCGGGGCGATCCTCTTTTTGCTCGACCGGATCACCGACGCAGATCTGCCCGCCTTCAGATCGCACGCGGCTGAAGGCGGTGCACCGGTCCTGTTTTGGCTTACCAGCCGCGACGATAATGAAGCTAACAAACTGAACCAGATACCTGGAACAACCGTTGTCGAGCTGACGACAGACCGCAGCGATGTCGCAACCATCCAACGCCAAATCAAATCTGCCTATGAGGCCGCACTTGCCCAGGATGAAAGACAGCACTGGCGCGATGAAGGCTGGATATTCACCCTGCCCGCTGCGGTCCTGCTGCTCTTCTGGTTCCGCCGGGGTTGGACCATGCAATGGGCGGTGGTCTTGGTTGCGACCGGTTTTGCATTTTCCGGCGTAGAGGCGCGCGCCGAGGGATGGAAAGACTGGTTCTTCACCCCTGATCAGCAAGGCCGGATGGCCTTCGACAACAAGGATTATCAAAGGGCAGCGGATCTCTTCGAAGATCCCATGTGGAAGGCGACCGCGCTCTACCGGGCCGGAAAATATGAAGATGCAGCAGAGCTCTATGCCTGGCAGGAAAGTGCAGATGCCGCGATGGGCGAAGGTTTGTCGCTGATCAAATCGCGCTCTTACCGGCCAGCCATTGCGGCTTTCGAAAAAGCCGTGGAACGGGATCCGGAGAACAAGTCGGCTCAGCACAATCTTGAGCTTGCCCGTTACATTCTCGACTACATTGAAACCACCCGTGAACAGTCCGATACCGGCGAAGAAAGCGGCATCGGCGCGGACGATGTAGTCTATGACAATGAAGCGGGACGCGGCACGGACAGCCAGCAGCCACCACAAAGCACGTCGGAAACCGTTCCTGAAACCGCCGAACAATGGATGCGCACGGTGGACACCAGCACGGGCGACTTTCTGCGGTCGCGGTTTGCGCTTGAAGCCGCACAGGGGCAGCAATGA
- a CDS encoding arylsulfatase, producing MMTFGMRFLARGLTAGLVGAIALAGALPALAQTDKPNILVIWGDDVGQSNISAYTFGLMGYRTDNIDRIAKEGMMFTDYYGEQSCTAGRSSYIMGQSVFRTGLSKVGLPGADLGMQVEDPTIAGLLKPHGYMTGQFGKNHLGDKDEMLPTNHGFDEFFGNLYHLNAEEEPENPDYPKDPAFRERFGPRGVIKSSADGTIEDTGPLTKKRMETVDDETITAAIDFIRRAHDQGKPFYVWWNGTRMHFRTHIKDEIRGISGQDEYGDAMLEHDGHVGQLLDLLDELGITDNTIVHYSTDNGPHMNTWPDAASSPFFGEKNTNWEGGWRVPSMVRWPGRIEAGSISNEIMHHMDWLPTFLAAAGDADIKEKLKAGGVQAIGREYNVHLDGYNFLPHLTGETDEGPRKEIFYFADTGELTALRYEDWKAIFLEQKEYATLRAWIEPWTPLRVPLITNLRRDPYERAHVTSNTYYDWMIDRIFFLVPAQAYVASFLSTFKEFPPRQKPASFSIDQVMDMMVNSTGSK from the coding sequence ATGATGACATTTGGAATGCGTTTTCTGGCCAGAGGGTTGACTGCGGGTCTTGTTGGCGCGATTGCGCTCGCAGGCGCCCTGCCAGCCTTGGCACAAACAGACAAACCAAACATTTTGGTGATCTGGGGGGACGATGTCGGGCAATCCAACATCTCCGCCTATACCTTCGGCCTGATGGGATACCGGACCGACAATATCGACCGGATCGCCAAGGAAGGGATGATGTTCACCGACTATTACGGTGAGCAATCGTGCACCGCCGGCCGGTCGTCCTACATCATGGGTCAAAGCGTGTTCCGAACCGGCCTTTCCAAGGTTGGGCTCCCGGGTGCGGACCTCGGCATGCAGGTTGAGGATCCAACGATTGCCGGGCTGTTAAAACCCCACGGGTACATGACCGGCCAGTTCGGCAAGAACCACCTTGGAGACAAGGATGAGATGTTGCCAACGAACCACGGCTTTGATGAATTCTTTGGCAACCTTTATCACCTCAACGCGGAAGAAGAGCCGGAAAACCCGGATTATCCGAAAGACCCGGCGTTCCGGGAGCGCTTCGGCCCGCGTGGTGTGATCAAGTCTTCGGCTGACGGCACGATCGAAGACACCGGCCCGCTGACCAAAAAGCGGATGGAAACCGTTGACGATGAAACCATCACAGCCGCCATCGACTTCATCCGCCGGGCGCATGATCAGGGCAAACCGTTTTACGTCTGGTGGAACGGCACGCGGATGCACTTCCGCACGCACATCAAGGACGAAATCCGGGGCATTTCGGGCCAAGATGAATATGGCGATGCCATGCTGGAGCATGACGGCCATGTCGGCCAATTGCTTGACCTTCTGGATGAGCTCGGCATTACGGACAACACCATCGTCCATTATTCGACCGACAACGGCCCGCATATGAACACCTGGCCGGATGCAGCCTCCTCACCGTTCTTCGGCGAGAAGAACACCAACTGGGAAGGCGGCTGGCGGGTGCCGTCCATGGTTCGCTGGCCTGGAAGGATTGAAGCCGGCTCGATTTCCAACGAAATCATGCATCATATGGATTGGTTGCCGACGTTCCTGGCAGCTGCAGGTGATGCGGATATCAAGGAAAAACTAAAAGCGGGCGGCGTTCAGGCCATTGGCCGCGAATATAATGTTCACCTCGATGGTTATAACTTCCTGCCGCATCTGACCGGCGAGACTGACGAAGGGCCTCGAAAAGAAATCTTCTATTTCGCAGATACGGGTGAACTGACCGCGCTTCGCTACGAAGACTGGAAAGCGATCTTCCTGGAGCAAAAGGAATACGCAACACTTAGGGCCTGGATCGAGCCATGGACCCCCTTGCGCGTTCCGCTCATCACGAATTTGCGCCGGGATCCTTATGAACGGGCTCATGTCACATCCAACACCTATTATGATTGGATGATCGACAGAATTTTCTTCCTGGTTCCCGCTCAAGCCTATGTCGCGAGTTTTCTCTCAACCTTCAAAGAGTTCCCGCCCCGGCAAAAGCCGGCAAGTTTCTCCATCGATCAGGTGATGGACATGATGGTGAACTCAACTGGTTCAAAATAA
- a CDS encoding BatD family protein, with protein MIRAIFALCLLLFSAAVQAQETPQPIVRTTLEQDTAIPGQPLIFRVTILVPTWMPTPPVFPSFEAQNVVVRLPSRASSPTSERVNGDTWSGVSRAYRLYPMVPGTFHVPGGPVTITYADPDTRQPIKAEVDVAPFAITGEAPDSAKELTPFLAANALTLTRQVGGTPEDLAAGDALKVTTTIKVTGVAPMFVPPMGAGDPVEGLSYYPTSPGLKETDNRGELSGSRTETVTIIAENTGTYQIPEQKLFWYNLTSDKVETASVPAIDLTVTGPPVAAEPQSEALNWRSIAYWGAATLLLMGLLAWLLRKFGPKAVTMFHEAKVKYEATEYFAYRHFKKAINTQDYSATMAKALDWKNRLDAVGARPDWTPLEHAFTTLGMALYGSKSPASNTEIRNAWTQIQTSAADVRHQAKTHIRRRSKTPLPPLNPVDATKS; from the coding sequence ATGATCCGCGCCATCTTCGCCCTTTGCCTTTTGCTGTTTTCCGCCGCCGTTCAGGCTCAGGAAACGCCGCAACCGATCGTCCGGACGACGCTTGAACAGGACACTGCAATCCCTGGCCAGCCGCTGATCTTTCGCGTGACCATTCTGGTGCCGACCTGGATGCCGACCCCGCCGGTGTTTCCAAGCTTCGAAGCACAAAACGTTGTTGTCCGGCTGCCATCGCGCGCTTCAAGTCCAACCAGCGAGCGGGTCAATGGCGACACCTGGTCCGGGGTTTCACGCGCCTACCGGCTCTATCCCATGGTGCCGGGCACGTTCCATGTCCCCGGCGGCCCGGTTACAATCACATATGCGGATCCGGATACACGACAGCCAATCAAAGCGGAGGTTGACGTTGCACCTTTTGCGATCACTGGCGAAGCGCCAGATAGCGCCAAGGAGCTGACGCCCTTCCTGGCCGCAAACGCTCTGACACTGACCCGTCAGGTTGGAGGTACGCCAGAGGATCTCGCTGCAGGAGACGCACTCAAAGTCACGACAACAATCAAGGTCACTGGTGTTGCCCCGATGTTTGTCCCTCCCATGGGAGCCGGAGACCCGGTTGAAGGCCTAAGCTATTATCCTACCTCCCCCGGTCTGAAGGAAACGGACAACCGTGGAGAGCTATCCGGCTCCCGCACAGAAACCGTCACAATCATCGCTGAAAACACCGGAACCTATCAGATCCCTGAACAGAAACTCTTCTGGTACAACCTCACCAGCGACAAGGTCGAGACCGCCAGCGTTCCGGCGATCGATCTGACGGTGACCGGGCCGCCGGTGGCGGCAGAACCCCAATCAGAGGCATTGAACTGGCGGTCAATTGCGTATTGGGGCGCTGCCACGCTGCTACTGATGGGCCTCTTGGCGTGGCTTTTGCGCAAATTCGGCCCAAAAGCTGTGACTATGTTCCATGAAGCAAAGGTAAAGTATGAGGCGACCGAATATTTTGCTTACCGGCACTTCAAAAAGGCTATCAACACCCAGGATTATTCCGCGACCATGGCAAAGGCACTCGACTGGAAAAACCGGCTGGATGCCGTCGGGGCTCGACCTGATTGGACGCCACTTGAACATGCCTTTACCACTTTGGGCATGGCCCTTTATGGCAGCAAAAGCCCGGCATCCAACACAGAAATCCGGAATGCCTGGACCCAGATCCAGACCTCTGCCGCCGATGTCCGTCATCAAGCGAAAACGCATATCCGGCGAAGGTCCAAAACACCCCTGCCACCTCTTAATCCGGTTGATGCAACAAAGTCTTAG
- a CDS encoding DUF4381 domain-containing protein produces MTDECKGLNLAELIDLLEPVPDPAPISMMPQTAGWLWLGAILLVFIGVGYWKFLLWRRKTAYRREALAELATCPNDPQRLAELLRRTALSAYVRQDVAALHGPDWLTFLDHAYGGTGFSDGPGKAVAEAPYKKTGDGADLKPLIRTWIKTHKSAAA; encoded by the coding sequence ATGACGGACGAATGCAAAGGCCTCAATCTTGCCGAGCTGATCGATCTGCTGGAGCCAGTGCCTGACCCCGCACCCATTTCCATGATGCCGCAAACGGCCGGATGGCTTTGGCTGGGTGCAATCTTGCTTGTTTTCATTGGTGTCGGCTACTGGAAATTCCTGCTCTGGCGCCGGAAGACGGCCTACCGTCGTGAGGCGCTTGCCGAACTTGCAACCTGCCCAAACGATCCGCAGCGGCTTGCCGAACTTCTGCGCCGGACAGCCCTCTCAGCTTATGTTCGTCAGGACGTGGCCGCACTGCATGGCCCGGATTGGCTCACCTTTCTGGATCATGCGTATGGCGGAACTGGCTTTTCGGACGGACCGGGAAAGGCCGTCGCCGAAGCGCCTTACAAGAAAACCGGTGATGGCGCCGATCTGAAGCCGTTGATCCGGACCTGGATCAAAACGCACAAGAGCGCCGCAGCATGA
- a CDS encoding MoxR family ATPase — MTTPLQQIQSLRERMQQSIIGQHEVIERLIIGLLANGNLLVEGLPGLAKTRAIKAMAKNLEADFSRIQFTPDLLPSDVTGTEVYHQAGGEGTFRFEQGPIFANIVLADEINRAPAKVQAALLEAMEERQVTVSGTTHKMEPLFMVMATQNPVEQEGTYPLPEAQMDRFLMHVLITYPPVEDEVKVIELVRAEEQKALASTSEKSTGGKTDQPEERSAIPQSAIFDARAEIAAIHVSEAIAKYMADLVYATRTPAAYSDDLGRWIEIGASPRASIALDKCGRTHAWLNGRDYVDPLDIQAIAPEVFRHRLTLTFEAEGDSVTPDKVIEEIIKTVALT, encoded by the coding sequence ATGACAACTCCACTTCAACAAATTCAATCGCTTAGAGAACGGATGCAGCAATCCATCATCGGTCAGCATGAGGTGATCGAGCGGCTGATCATCGGGCTCTTGGCCAACGGAAATCTGCTTGTTGAAGGCCTGCCGGGGCTGGCAAAAACCCGCGCGATCAAGGCAATGGCAAAGAACCTGGAAGCTGATTTCAGCCGCATCCAGTTTACCCCGGATCTCCTGCCGTCTGATGTCACCGGCACCGAGGTCTATCATCAGGCCGGCGGTGAAGGCACGTTCCGCTTCGAACAGGGACCGATCTTCGCCAACATCGTCCTGGCTGATGAGATTAACCGGGCACCTGCCAAGGTCCAGGCTGCGCTTCTGGAAGCCATGGAAGAACGCCAGGTGACGGTTTCCGGCACGACCCACAAGATGGAACCGCTGTTCATGGTCATGGCGACACAAAACCCGGTGGAACAGGAAGGCACCTACCCTCTCCCCGAAGCCCAGATGGACCGGTTCTTGATGCATGTTCTGATCACCTATCCGCCGGTTGAAGACGAAGTCAAGGTGATCGAACTGGTCCGGGCTGAGGAACAAAAAGCCCTCGCCAGCACATCGGAGAAATCCACTGGCGGAAAGACGGACCAACCGGAGGAGCGGAGCGCAATCCCTCAATCGGCAATCTTCGATGCCCGCGCTGAAATCGCAGCGATCCATGTGTCCGAGGCAATCGCCAAATACATGGCCGATCTTGTCTATGCCACGCGGACACCGGCTGCGTACTCCGACGACCTGGGACGATGGATTGAGATTGGTGCCAGTCCGCGTGCATCCATTGCACTGGACAAATGCGGGCGCACCCATGCCTGGCTGAACGGGCGTGATTACGTCGACCCGCTCGACATTCAGGCGATCGCGCCGGAAGTCTTTCGCCACCGTCTTACGTTGACGTTTGAAGCCGAAGGCGACAGCGTCACCCCGGACAAAGTGATTGAGGAGATCATCAAGACCGTCGCTCTGACATAG
- a CDS encoding alkaline phosphatase family protein — translation MTNRRAALGAVAACALAPLQAVAEELPKLVLQITVDQLRGDLIDRNIANFGEKGFKRLLQNGIYYTNAHHRHANTETIVGHTTLATGTDPAVHGMVANLWYDRSTGKPFYNVQDPDYPLLAKSGVDQSTEIDPTQRAATSDGRSPASILSSTLSDEIAIANAGVSKVFGVSVKDRGAISMAGHAGTAYWFSKSEGRFVTSSYYMDAYPNWVDHWNDAGHVLAYAFTDWNLSDAKDTYRFFEFDDANWETNFPGFGRTFPHPFGAWDSKYYTTFLTLSPAGDELTASFAKSLIDSEGIGADDVTDYLSVSFSSTDYVGHIFGPSSLEAEDNLRRLDQTIGQLLDHVDEKIGLKNTLVVLSADHGAAEVPGYLEYLGIPAGYFNFDNIDKEPAAQALIAEFGVAQELIASFSQPYVYLNDQLIMDKGLKKADVARALARELQKMPAIAYAISSEDLASSAIAKTAVSDAVLANFHASRSGDIYVVFEPHWFVGDFDGLHVASHHGSPWTYDTHVPIIFSRPGVAASRVSARVETVDLAPTVAAYLRIKAPSGARGTVLDEVLQSQ, via the coding sequence ATGACGAACAGACGGGCGGCATTGGGTGCGGTGGCGGCATGTGCGCTTGCGCCTTTACAGGCTGTGGCTGAAGAGCTGCCCAAGCTGGTGTTGCAGATCACCGTCGACCAGCTCCGGGGCGATTTGATCGACCGCAACATTGCCAACTTTGGCGAGAAGGGCTTCAAACGCCTGCTTCAAAACGGCATCTATTATACAAACGCCCATCATCGGCATGCCAACACCGAGACGATTGTGGGCCACACTACGCTTGCAACCGGTACTGATCCCGCAGTCCATGGTATGGTTGCCAATCTCTGGTATGACCGGTCCACCGGCAAACCCTTCTACAATGTCCAAGATCCCGACTATCCGCTACTAGCGAAGTCCGGCGTAGATCAATCGACTGAAATCGATCCGACCCAACGGGCTGCAACGTCCGATGGGCGTTCGCCCGCCTCGATCCTGTCCTCAACCCTGTCCGATGAAATCGCGATCGCCAATGCGGGTGTGTCAAAGGTATTTGGTGTTTCGGTCAAGGACCGCGGTGCCATTTCCATGGCTGGACACGCAGGCACCGCCTACTGGTTTTCAAAAAGCGAAGGCCGTTTCGTGACGTCCAGCTATTACATGGATGCCTACCCGAATTGGGTCGACCATTGGAACGATGCTGGCCATGTTTTGGCCTATGCCTTTACCGATTGGAATCTGTCCGACGCAAAAGATACTTATCGGTTTTTCGAATTTGACGACGCGAACTGGGAAACCAATTTTCCGGGGTTCGGCCGCACATTTCCCCATCCATTCGGAGCTTGGGACAGCAAATATTACACAACATTCCTGACACTCAGCCCGGCGGGCGATGAACTGACGGCATCCTTCGCAAAATCGCTGATCGATAGTGAAGGGATCGGTGCGGATGATGTCACCGATTACCTGTCAGTCAGTTTTTCATCAACGGACTATGTCGGCCATATCTTTGGCCCATCCAGCCTGGAGGCAGAGGACAATCTCCGTCGGCTGGACCAGACAATTGGTCAGCTGCTGGATCACGTGGATGAAAAGATAGGCCTAAAGAATACGCTGGTTGTCCTGTCCGCTGATCATGGCGCTGCCGAGGTCCCAGGCTATCTGGAGTATCTCGGCATTCCGGCTGGCTACTTCAATTTCGATAACATTGACAAGGAACCTGCAGCCCAAGCTCTGATTGCCGAGTTTGGCGTGGCTCAGGAGCTTATTGCCTCCTTTTCACAGCCCTACGTCTATCTCAACGATCAGCTGATTATGGACAAGGGGCTGAAGAAGGCAGACGTTGCCAGAGCCCTTGCCAGGGAGCTGCAAAAGATGCCCGCGATTGCTTACGCCATCTCCAGCGAAGATCTGGCGAGCTCAGCAATTGCCAAGACGGCTGTCAGCGATGCGGTCCTGGCAAATTTTCATGCCTCGCGGTCCGGAGATATCTATGTTGTGTTCGAGCCCCACTGGTTTGTGGGCGATTTCGACGGCCTTCATGTCGCGTCCCATCATGGTTCACCCTGGACCTATGACACACACGTTCCGATCATCTTTTCCCGGCCCGGCGTGGCGGCGAGCCGCGTTTCTGCCCGGGTTGAGACCGTCGATCTGGCGCCAACCGTTGCAGCCTACCTGAGGATCAAGGCGCCCAGCGGTGCCCGCGGTACCGTCCTCGACGAGGTTTTGCAGTCACAATAG